From Methanosarcina lacustris Z-7289, one genomic window encodes:
- a CDS encoding type II/IV secretion system ATPase subunit, with product MEALPFDPLPTPENGGRSREEVYSILSSEMQEFVGREENHHILDYICRLPMEKIGLPEFYPKISRSMKSIKRPNLIYPTGKGLAVHIYPDNEDIRNYYIPLEPCIFQKLDRKLEEVEKLLIDVIYDQDITTKDPEEKKELLAKALEKVCDIREDLKETSGKSEGKNGGKRKVSGKEKTSSGEGNNSEKPGILGNLKEAGKAFKIRKLQKISLTPEEFRAIKYLMLRDKVGMGVLEPLLLDSNIEDISCSGLGRIFIEHKVFSSLKTTISFEENEELNSFVIQMSEKVGKPITYRDPIVDTALLDGSRINIVFGEDVSKQGSNFTIRKFMGVPISILELIDFGTLDYTMAAYMWMMLRAGMNCFVSGETASGKTTMMNAVTTFLPPESKIVSIEDTPELQVPHKNWTREVTRSTRDDSGSDVSMFDLLKAALRQRPNEIMIGEIRGVEGNIAFQAMQTGHPVMSTFHAASVEKLIQRLTGDPISVPKNYVDNLNVVIIQSAVNVPGKGMGRRVLSINEIVGYDSESQSFNFMDIFKWDPVTDTFKFTGKNNSYMLENKIAPRLGIPENQVKKIYSELDRRAKILKKIHQAGIINFYDLFNTLIKLEEAGLTA from the coding sequence ATGGAAGCTCTGCCTTTTGACCCGTTGCCTACACCAGAGAACGGGGGGCGTTCCAGAGAGGAGGTGTACTCCATCCTTTCTTCAGAAATGCAGGAGTTCGTTGGCAGAGAAGAAAACCATCATATCCTTGATTATATCTGCAGGCTTCCGATGGAAAAAATAGGATTACCGGAATTTTATCCAAAAATTTCGAGATCCATGAAAAGCATCAAACGTCCTAACCTGATCTATCCTACAGGAAAAGGGCTTGCCGTCCATATATATCCGGATAATGAAGACATAAGAAACTATTACATTCCCCTGGAGCCCTGTATTTTCCAGAAGCTTGACCGTAAACTTGAGGAAGTTGAAAAGTTACTCATTGACGTGATATATGACCAGGATATTACTACAAAAGATCCTGAAGAAAAAAAGGAGCTCCTCGCGAAAGCCCTTGAAAAAGTCTGCGACATAAGAGAGGATTTAAAGGAAACTTCAGGGAAATCTGAAGGAAAAAATGGGGGAAAAAGAAAAGTTTCAGGGAAAGAAAAAACTTCCTCTGGAGAAGGAAATAACAGCGAAAAACCCGGAATTCTTGGAAACCTGAAGGAAGCCGGCAAAGCATTCAAAATAAGAAAACTGCAGAAAATTTCCTTAACGCCTGAGGAATTCAGGGCAATCAAATACCTGATGCTCAGGGACAAGGTGGGGATGGGAGTGCTCGAACCTTTACTTCTCGATTCAAATATAGAAGACATAAGCTGCAGCGGGCTTGGCAGGATATTTATTGAGCATAAGGTGTTCTCGTCTCTTAAAACAACAATCTCATTTGAGGAAAATGAAGAACTCAATTCTTTTGTTATACAGATGTCCGAAAAAGTAGGAAAGCCAATTACCTACAGGGACCCGATAGTCGATACTGCTCTTCTGGATGGGTCAAGGATTAATATCGTATTCGGAGAAGATGTGTCAAAGCAGGGGAGCAATTTTACCATCAGGAAATTCATGGGGGTCCCTATTTCAATCCTTGAACTTATTGATTTCGGAACACTTGACTACACAATGGCTGCATACATGTGGATGATGCTCAGGGCAGGAATGAACTGCTTCGTTTCAGGGGAAACAGCATCTGGAAAGACCACAATGATGAATGCAGTGACCACTTTTCTTCCGCCGGAATCCAAAATAGTCTCTATTGAAGACACCCCGGAACTGCAGGTCCCTCATAAGAACTGGACCCGGGAAGTTACGAGGAGTACAAGGGATGACAGTGGGTCTGATGTCTCTATGTTTGACCTGTTAAAAGCAGCCCTGCGCCAGCGTCCAAATGAGATTATGATAGGAGAAATCCGTGGGGTTGAAGGAAATATCGCTTTTCAGGCGATGCAGACAGGACACCCTGTAATGTCCACATTCCATGCCGCCTCAGTTGAGAAACTTATCCAGAGACTGACAGGCGACCCGATAAGTGTTCCCAAAAATTATGTGGATAACCTGAACGTTGTTATTATCCAGAGTGCTGTAAACGTTCCGGGAAAAGGGATGGGAAGGAGAGTCCTGAGCATAAACGAAATCGTAGGTTACGACTCGGAGAGCCAGTCTTTTAATTTTATGGACATATTCAAATGGGACCCTGTTACGGATACATTCAAGTTCACCGGAAAAAATAACTCTTACATGCTGGAAAATAAAATTGCACCTCGCCTGGGGATTCCTGAAAACCAGGTTAAAAAAATTTATTCAGAACTTGACAGAAGGGCAAAAATACTAAAGAAAATCCACCAGGCCGGCATTATCAATTTTTACGATCTGTTCAACACCCTGATAAAGCTTGAGGAAGCGGGGCTAACAGCATGA